Proteins encoded within one genomic window of Triticum aestivum cultivar Chinese Spring chromosome 2D, IWGSC CS RefSeq v2.1, whole genome shotgun sequence:
- the LOC123050934 gene encoding cysteine-rich receptor-like protein kinase 10, whose amino-acid sequence MATVGVVLLLLVLTRFLAAADVFCDNLKTVLVTLPNNTSSSPVRFATAAFGQAPDIVYAFALCRGDIVGVVFNESYCRECVRNMTDKVLNAAPREQCYKDTYHDYGDRCILVYSRDDIIAPPSGENGGDDTPAERWNDKNVTGDVDDVRLITSLTRELLVQTVEKAASAAPRRFATGIMDSGTTFPMVRSLAQCRPDASTVDCLACLRRLLGVVNATMSLRMGAQINAIRCYFRYEAYRFYGGEATLRLTPPPAPSLAPTPAKRKSKAGEEQLVWQGKNSEFSMFEFEQVLVATNNFSEENKLGQCGFGTVYKGQLPEGSEIALKRLAPHSGQDENKRALLDWSTLVAIIQGIAHGLLYLHKHSQLRVVHRDLKPSNILLDSEMKPKISDFGLAKIFNSNGSEQNTTRRVFGTYGYMPPEYASEGIFSIKSDVFSFGVIIFEIISGKRNSGGRQCGDFINLLGYAWQLWKEGRWIDLADASLVTKSNPIEMMRCINIALLCVQDNASDRPTTADVVAMLSNERMIMAEPKQPAYFNVRVENHGTSCAPESCSINDITISVTVPK is encoded by the exons ATGGCCACCGTCGGCGTCGTCCTCCTGCTCCTCGTACTCACACGGTTCCTCGCGGCTGCCGATGTGTTCTGCGACAACCTTAAGACCGTCTTGGTCACCCTCCCAAATAACACCTCCTCCTCCCCGGTACGCTTCGCCACTGCCGCCTTCGGCCAAGCCCCCGACATCGTCTACGCATTCGCGCTATGCCGCGGCGACATCGTCGGCGTCGTCTTCAACGAGTCCTACTGCCGCGAGTGCGTCCGCAACATGACTGACAAGGTGCTGAACGCTGCGCCGCGGGAGCAGTGCTACAAGGACACCTACCACGACTACGGCGACCGCTGTATCCTCGTCTACTCCAGAGACGACATCATCGCGCCGCCGTCTGGCGAAAACGGCGGCGATGACACGCCAGCCGAGAGATGGAACGACAAGAACGTCACCGGCGATGTGGATGACGTCCGCCTCATCACCAGCCTCACCCGCGAGCTTCTGGTGCAGACGGTGGAGAAGGCGGCCAGCGCGGCGCCGCGGCGATTTGCCACCGGCATCATGGACAGCGGCACGACCTTCCCGATGGTGCGCTCCCTGGCACAGTGCAGACCAGACGCGTCCACCGTCGACTGCTTGGCGTGCCTGCGTCGTCTCCTCGGCGTGGTCAACGCCACCATGTCCCTACGCATGGGAGCACAGATCAACGCCATACGGTGTTATTTCAGGTACGAGGCGTATCGGTTCTATGGCGGTGAAGCAACGCTGCGCCTCACGCCACCGCCGGCGCCGTCGCTAGCCCCGACTCCGGCAAAACGCAAGA GTAAAGCGGGAGAGGAACAACTAGTTTGGCAAGGGAAGAATTCAGAGTTCTCCATGTTTGAGTTTGAACAGGTACTAGTGGCCACAAATAACTTTTCAGAAGAAAACAAACTTGGACAATGTGGCTTTGGCACTGTCTACAAG GGCCAGTTACCCGAGGGATCAGAGATAGCACTTAAGAGACTTGCTCCACATTCGGGTCAAG ATGAAAATAAAAGAGCTTTGCTAGATTGGTCCACACTTGTAGCAATAATTCAAGGAATAGCTCATGGACTTCTTTACCTACATAAGCACTCCCAATTGCGCGTCGTACATCGAGATCTTAAACCGAGCAACATTCTCTTGGATAGCGAAATGAAGCCGAAAATTTCGGATTTCGGGCTAGCAAAAATATTCAACTCAAATGGCAGTGAACAAAACACTACAAGAAGAGTGTTTGGTACATA CGGCTACATGCCCCCTGAGTATGCTTCGGAAGGCATCTTCTCTATTAAATCCGACGTCTTCAGCTTTGGTGTTATTATTTTTGAGATCATTAGTGGAAAGCGAAATTCTGGTGGCCGACAATGTGGAGATTTCATCAATCTCCTTGGATAT GCATGGCAATTATGGAAAGAGGGAAGATGGATTGATCTCGCTGATGCATCATTGGTTACTAAGAGTAACCCGATAGAGATGATGAGATGCATTAACATAGCATTATTGTGTGTACAAGATAATGCATCTGATCGACCAACCACGGCAGATGTTGTTGCGATGCTAAGCAATGAGAGAATGATCATGGCCGAGCCTAAACAACCAGCATATTTCAATGTAAGGGTGGAAAATCACGGGACATCTTGTGCTCCCGAGTCATGCAGCATTAATGATATTACCATATCGGTCACAGTTCCTAAATAG